The following proteins are encoded in a genomic region of Gemmatimonadota bacterium:
- the aroB gene encoding 3-dehydroquinate synthase, whose translation MGPRWEVGVEAGKEAGYPVVVGPGVLEDLPLLLRRHAHVHRYALIADARVHSIHGDRVVSLLTADGVALSVHTFPAGEERKTRAEWERLTDELVAAGVGRDGCVIALGGGVAGDLAGFVAATYMRGIPVVQIPTSLVAMADASVGGKTGVDLPSGKNLVGAFHPPRFVLADTNLTSTLPRAERSQGLAEALKHGAILDAEYFRSIVEEADALLGGAPLATAAVVTRSVELKASVVSRDEKEVGLRQILNFGHTLGHALETASQYRLPHGNAVAIGMVLEARLGERMGVTRAGVADEIAAAVGRIGLSGDPAEAVDTERLLALVSRDKKVREGVARYVLLRDLGTVDPGIGWSHAAAPELVREVLLEAAPEAL comes from the coding sequence ATGGGTCCCCGCTGGGAGGTCGGCGTGGAAGCGGGTAAGGAGGCTGGATATCCGGTCGTGGTCGGGCCTGGCGTCCTCGAAGATCTCCCCCTCCTTCTCCGTCGCCACGCACATGTACACCGGTACGCCCTGATCGCGGATGCGCGCGTCCATTCGATCCATGGGGACCGTGTCGTCTCCCTCCTCACCGCGGACGGCGTCGCACTCTCGGTTCACACCTTTCCCGCGGGAGAAGAGCGGAAGACGCGCGCCGAGTGGGAGAGGCTCACGGACGAGCTCGTGGCGGCCGGCGTCGGGCGCGACGGTTGTGTGATCGCCCTCGGAGGCGGGGTGGCCGGAGATCTCGCCGGCTTCGTGGCGGCGACCTACATGCGGGGAATCCCGGTTGTGCAGATCCCCACCTCGCTCGTGGCGATGGCGGATGCCTCGGTCGGCGGGAAGACGGGCGTGGACCTCCCTTCCGGGAAAAATCTCGTGGGCGCTTTTCATCCGCCGCGCTTCGTCCTCGCGGACACCAACCTCACCTCGACGCTGCCGCGCGCGGAACGGAGTCAGGGGCTCGCAGAGGCCCTCAAACATGGGGCAATCCTGGACGCGGAATATTTTCGGAGCATCGTCGAGGAAGCCGACGCGCTCCTCGGGGGTGCGCCCCTGGCGACGGCCGCTGTCGTGACCCGATCGGTGGAGCTCAAGGCGAGCGTCGTGAGCCGGGACGAGAAGGAGGTGGGGCTTCGCCAGATCCTGAATTTCGGACACACCCTGGGCCACGCGCTTGAAACGGCATCGCAGTACCGGCTTCCCCACGGAAACGCTGTCGCGATCGGGATGGTCCTGGAAGCGAGGCTGGGGGAGCGGATGGGGGTGACGCGCGCCGGCGTCGCGGATGAGATCGCGGCGGCGGTGGGACGGATCGGACTCTCGGGAGATCCGGCGGAGGCCGTGGACACGGAGCGCCTTCTCGCCCTCGTCTCTCGAGACAAGAAGGTGCGGGAGGGAGTGGCGCGATACGTTCTCCTTCGCGACCTCGGGACGGTGGATCCGGGGATCGGGTGGAGCCATGCGGCCGCCCCCGAGCTCGTGCGGGAAGTGCTCCTGGAGGCGGCCCCGGAGGCCCTTTGA
- the folK gene encoding 2-amino-4-hydroxy-6-hydroxymethyldihydropteridine diphosphokinase yields the protein MESVPFILSLGSNQGDRAGYLRLGLAYLGDRIVVDAISRTIETAPWGPVTQPHFLNLALRGHGAPDPFALLAWAREAELSAGRVRGVRFGPRTLDVDIIFFGGLVLETPSLTLPHPRWEGRPFVRDLLAEVAGDLRDPRTGKALAGMAAAAKEWGA from the coding sequence ATGGAGTCCGTCCCGTTCATCCTTTCCCTGGGATCCAATCAGGGCGACCGCGCCGGGTACCTGCGACTCGGTCTGGCTTACCTGGGCGACCGGATCGTCGTGGACGCCATCTCCCGGACCATCGAGACGGCACCTTGGGGTCCGGTGACCCAGCCGCACTTCCTGAATCTCGCGTTGCGCGGCCATGGCGCTCCGGATCCATTCGCGCTTCTCGCCTGGGCGCGGGAAGCCGAGCTGTCCGCAGGGAGGGTCCGGGGCGTTCGCTTCGGGCCGCGCACCCTGGACGTGGACATCATCTTTTTCGGCGGACTCGTTCTGGAGACCCCCTCCCTGACCCTTCCGCACCCCCGCTGGGAAGGGCGTCCCTTCGTCCGGGATCTTCTCGCTGAAGTGGCGGGCGATCTCAGGGATCCCCGAACGGGGAAAGCTCTCGCCGGGATGGCGGCCGCGGCGAAGGAGTGGGGGGCGTGA